In Herpetosiphon gulosus, the genomic window AGTCATGCAAGATACGCATATCGCTGGCTGGTAATTCGAGCACTGCTGCGAGCCGCTCTAAAAATGCTGCTGATGGCGCTAACCCACGTTCAACTTTGCGATAGGTGACCGTGGCATAATTCAGTTGTTCGGCAAATTGGTCTTGGCTATACTGTAATTCATGGCGTACATGACGGAGCCATGCAGCAAACGCTTGGCGTTGCTTCATTGCATTTCTGCCTCCTGAGTGAATTCTGCATTCTACCCATCAAATCTGTGCATTGGAACAATTCAGCCACTCGTCAGCCTTGGAATGATTAATCATGAATGACCTGCTGGTGACGCACAGCGAATCAACACACTCACCCATCTTTTAATGATCATTTACTACCGCCTGTAATCATCGTTCAGATCAGTGTTCCAAAACAAGATCACCAGCGATACTTTAAGCGATACCCTAAAACGATCACTTTAAGCGCCTATCAATATCAGGTTAATAGCTGTTGTAACCATGGTTGCTATGGTGTAATGCCTTGCAGTTGAACAGTGTGAGGTTGTTATGCTTGATCATGATCTGGTGTTGGAGGCGGGTGGTAGTTCTACGACGATTCAATCCAAACCTGCAAGTTTTGTTGAAATTATTCTTCAGCGGGCACAAACGACTCCTGAAGCGATTGCGCTTAATTTTTATACGGCTGATGGCTACCGTACTAGTCTATCGTATGGCTTATTGGCACAGCGTTGCCAGGCAATTGCCGCCGTTTTGCAACGTATTACCAAACCAGGCGATCGGGCCTTGTTATTATACCCGCCCGGCTTAGGTTATGTTGAAGCATTTTTCGGCTGTTTATTCGCTGGCGTGATTGCCGTTCCAGCCTATCCACCTCGCCCCAATCGCCACGATCAACGCTTAGATGCGATTATTAGCAATGCCGAAGCGCGGGTGATGTTGGCAGCTAGCGAGGTTGTGGCTCAGCAACGAGCCTTATCACAACAATATACTGGCCTTGGCCAATTGCAATGGATCGCCAGCGATTTGGTTAATAGCCAACTGGCGAGTATGTGGCAAGCCCCCAGCATCGATACCCATGATCTGGCCTTTTTGCAATATACCTCTGGCTCAACTTCGCAACCACGCGGCGTGATGGTTAGCCACGAAAATCTGGTTTATAACTCGGGCCTGATTGCCCAAAGTTTTGGGATTACGGCTGATGATCATGTGTTTATTTGGTTGCCGCCCTACCACGATATGGGCTTGATCGGCGGGATTATGCAGCCGTTGTTTACTGGCTGTGAATTAAGTTTGATCGACCCCCTGACCTTTTTGCAACAACCACTAATTTGGCTGCGCATGATCAGCGATTTAGGTGTGACGGTCACTGGTGGGCCTAATTTTGCCTACGATTTATGTGTGGCCAAAGCTAAGCCCGAAGCTTTGGCAGGTATTGATCTGAGCCGTTTGCGGGTGGCGTTTAATGGAGCTGAGCCAATTCGCGCGGCAACGCTTGAGCGATTTAGTCGCACATTCGCCCCACTGGGCTTCAAATCTCAAGCCTTTTTGCCCTGTTATGGTTTGGCTGAGGCCACCTTGTTTGTCAGTGGTGCGCCGCATGCCGCCGAGCCAACGAGCATTACGGTTGATACCCAAGCCTTGAGCCAACATCAGGCGGTTCCGAGCATAACTGGGACGTTGTTGGTTAGCTCTGGCGTGGTGGCCGCGCCGCAAGTTGTGGCGATTGTCGATCCTGAGCAAGGCCAAATTTGTGCCGATGGTTGGGTTGGCGAGGTCTGCATTCACGGGCGCAGCATTGCCCATGGCTATTGGGATAACCCTAGTGCGAGCGAGGCAACCTTTCGATTGATGCTGCCTGATGGGCGCGGGCCTTTCTTACGCACCGGCGATCTTGGTTTTATCCACAACGAGCAGTTGTATATCACTGGGCGGCTCAAAGACCTGATTATTATTGATGGCCGCAATCATTATCCCCAAGATTTGGAATTAAGTGTTGAATTGGCACACCCTGCGATTCGCCAAGGTGGTTGTGCTGCATTTGCGGTCGATGGCCCTGACGGTGAGCAAATTGTGATTGTGGCCGAAATTCGCCGCCCCAACCAAGCTGAAGAGGCTGCCAAGGCTGTGCGTTTGGCCTTGCAACAACAACACGATTTGGCAATCGCCGATTTGATGTGGGTACGACCTGGTCAAGTGCCCAAAACTTCAAGTGGTAAAGTGCGCCGCCGCGAATGCCGCCAACGTTATTTGAGCCAAACCCTCAATACCTTGGAGGGTGAGGAATGAGTTCCACCTATAGCGCTGCGGAGATTGCCGCTTGGCTGCAAACGCAGATTGCTGAACGTTTGAAACGCTCCCCCGAACTAGTAGCACCAACGGCTCCATTTGCCGATCTGGGCCTATCGTCACGTGAGGCAGTCGGCTTAAGTGGTGATTTACAGGCATGGCTGGGGCGCACAGTTGCCCCAACCGTGCTCTGGGAATATTCGACGATTCAGGCATTAAGCAATTTTTTAGCACAGGATCAAGCGCAACTGCTGCCCTTGCCAGTGCTCAAGCCCAACCAACCCAGCGCTAGCCCAACCCCAGCGATTGCAATTGTGGCCATGAGTTGCCGCTTACCTGGAGCCAATTCGCCCGAAGCTTTGTGGCAATTGCTACTCGAAGGTCGTAGCGCAATTGGGCTTGTGCCTGCTGATCGCTGGGATCAGCAGGCCTTGTATAGTCCTGAAGCTCGCACACCAGGCAAAATCAACACTCGCTGGGGCGGTTTTCTCGAGCAGGTCGATCAATTCGATCCGCAAGTATTTGGGATTTCTGGGCGCGAGGCTAGCCGGATCGATCCACAGCAGCGTTTGGCCTTGGAGGTGGCGTGGGAAACCTTTGAGCGGGCTGGAATTGCGCCTGATCAATTGGTGGGTAGCGCGACCGGGGTTTTTCTGGGCATCAGCAGTAACGATTATGCTCGTTTGCAATTTGCCCAGCTTGACTTGCTTGATGCCTATGCTGGCACTGGCAACGCCCATAGTATCGCCGCCAATCGCTTGTCGTATGTATTTGGCTTGCAAGGCCCAAGCATGGCGCTTGATACTGCTTGCTCTTCGTCGTTAGTGGCGGTGCATCTGGCCAGCCAAAGTTTGCTAGCTGGCGAATGCGAGCAAGCACTGGCTGGTGGGGTCAATCTGATCCTCAACCCAGAGCTAAGCGTGACATTTGCTCAAGCCCAAATGCTTTCGGGTACAGGCCAGTGTCATACCTTCGATGCTGCTGCCGATGGTTATGTGCGGAGTGAAGGCTGTGGTATGGTGCTGTTGAAGCGGCTTGATGCTGCTGAAGCGGCGGGTGACCCAATTTTGGCGGTGATTCATGGCTCGGCAGTCAACCAGGATGGCCGCAGTAATGGCTTGACCGCGCCGAATGGGCAGGCTCAACAAGCCGTTATTCGTCAAGCCCTAGCAAAAGCCCAAATTCAGCCCGATCAATTAAGTTATATCGAAGCTCATGGTACAGGCACACCCTTGGGTGACCCAATTGAGGTTGCGGCATTGCAAGCAGTGCTAGGCGAACGCCAACAGCCGTGTGTACTCGGCTCGATCAAATCTAACCTTGGGCATCTTGAGGCTGCCGCCGGAATTGCGGGCTTGATCAAGCTGGTTTTGGCGTTTCAGCAGCAAATTATTCCAGCCCAAGCTAATTTTCAACAACTCAACCCGCAAATTGAGCTTGGCTCAGCCTTGGCAATCGCCACCAGCCCACAGCCGTGGTATAGCTTCGGCAGTTATGCGGGCATTAGCAGCTTTGGCTTTGGTGGAACTAATGCTCATGTGATTCTCGGAGCTGCACCGTTTCAGCCTAAGTCTTTGCCGCAACCAAGCCCAGCTCCAATCCAGTTGTTGTGCTTGCAAGCCAACAGCGAAGCAGCATTGCGTCAACTGAGCGAACGCTATCAGGCTTATTTGGCTCAAACTGATGCAAGTTTGGCCGATATTTGCTGGAGTGCCTACCACCAACGTGCCTCAATGCGCCATCGCCTAATAGTCTTCGCTACAGACAAAATACAAATGCTCGAACGCTTGCAACAAGCTGAGCACCCTCAAGCCACAGGTAGCGTCTATGCCCAGCACCACCAACCAGCGCCACGCATTGCCTTTGTCTGCTCAGGCCAAGGCAGCCAATATGTGGGTATGGCTCAAACCCTGTATCAAACTCAGCCGTTGGTGCGCCAAATTCTCGATCAAGCCAACACTATTCTCAATGATTATTTGGCGATTCCACTGCTTGATGTGTTGTATCAACCTGAACATAACGCCTTGCTGCGCGACACCCGCTACACCCAGCCCGCCATTTTTGTGGTGAGCTATGCTCTTGGTCAGCTTTGGCGTTCGTGGGGCATCGAGCCAGTCGCTTTGCTTGGCCATAGCATTGGCGAATATAGCGCGGCAGTTTTGGCTGGAGTTTGGAGTTTTGAGCAGGGCTTGCGTTTGGTCGCCCAACGCGCTCAATTGATGCATAGCTTGCCTGAGCATGGTGCAATGCTGGCAATTCGCGCTCCGCTCGAAACAATCAAGCCATTGCTCGCGCCGCATCAGCTTGATTTGGCGGCGATCAACGGGCCAAATGCAGTGGTGGTGGCGGGCAGCGAAGCAGCAATCAGCCAGTTTGCTACTCAATTAAATCAACTCAACATAACAAATAAACAACTTGATGTATCGCATGGCTTTCACTCGCGCTTGATGCAGCCGATGCTGGCGGATTTTCAGCAAGTGCTTAGTGCACATCCCGCCAATACTCCGCACATTCGCTTAATTGCCAACCTCGATGGCTCGTGGCACGAACAAGCTCCTAGCGCTGAATATTGGGCTGAACACACCCGTCAGCCCGTCCAGTTTTATCGTGGCTTGCAAAGCTTGGTTGCCAGCGGCGTGAGCCATATCCTCGAAATTGGCGGGCATAGCACATTGATCGATTTAGGTCGCCAAGCTGGGCTGCCTGATCTGACATGGCTGGCGAGTTTGCGCCGCCAACAAGCCGATTGGGAATCGCTGTATTACGCGGGGGCAACCTTATTGGCCCATGGCTGTGAACTTAATTGGGCCGCACTGAATCTCGATTATCAGCCGCAATCTGTGCTGCTACCAACCTATGCCTTTGATCGCCAACGTTATTGGTTTACGGAAGGAACTGGTATGAATCAAGCTAGCGCTCAACCAACGCCTGCTAGCGCCTCAAGCCGCCATAGCACGATTTTGGCTGAATTACGCAGCCTAACTGCCAATTTACTCCATGTCAATCCCGAGCAGATTAATGTGCATAGCTCGTTTGTCGAAATGGGCGCTGATTCGTTGGTGATGATCGATGCTGGCCGCGCGATTGAATCACGCTATGACGTGCATATTACCATGCGCCAATTGTTTGAAGATTTGGCCAGCCTTGATGCCTTGGCGCGTTTTCTTGATGCTCATGGCACGTTTGAGGCTGAGTTAGCACCCAGTCAGCCAAGCATGGTTCAGGTGGTTGCCCAACCTCAAATAGCAGTCCCATT contains:
- a CDS encoding fatty acyl-AMP ligase, coding for MLDHDLVLEAGGSSTTIQSKPASFVEIILQRAQTTPEAIALNFYTADGYRTSLSYGLLAQRCQAIAAVLQRITKPGDRALLLYPPGLGYVEAFFGCLFAGVIAVPAYPPRPNRHDQRLDAIISNAEARVMLAASEVVAQQRALSQQYTGLGQLQWIASDLVNSQLASMWQAPSIDTHDLAFLQYTSGSTSQPRGVMVSHENLVYNSGLIAQSFGITADDHVFIWLPPYHDMGLIGGIMQPLFTGCELSLIDPLTFLQQPLIWLRMISDLGVTVTGGPNFAYDLCVAKAKPEALAGIDLSRLRVAFNGAEPIRAATLERFSRTFAPLGFKSQAFLPCYGLAEATLFVSGAPHAAEPTSITVDTQALSQHQAVPSITGTLLVSSGVVAAPQVVAIVDPEQGQICADGWVGEVCIHGRSIAHGYWDNPSASEATFRLMLPDGRGPFLRTGDLGFIHNEQLYITGRLKDLIIIDGRNHYPQDLELSVELAHPAIRQGGCAAFAVDGPDGEQIVIVAEIRRPNQAEEAAKAVRLALQQQHDLAIADLMWVRPGQVPKTSSGKVRRRECRQRYLSQTLNTLEGEE